A region of the Longimicrobium sp. genome:
CGCGCTGGTACGTCCGTTCCGACCCGGTGCTGCGGCACGTTCCGATGCACTCCGCCGGCCCCGGGCTGTGGCTGCTGGAGCGCCTGGTCCATGCGCACCAGTCCCGGCGCGGCGGTCCCGGGGCCTCGGCGGCCACCAAGGCGTACCGCCGGGTGCTGCTGCACGGGCGCAAGGCCGCCGCGGCCGTCCTTCCGCCCAGGACGCTGCGCCCGCCGGATGGGGACGTGTTCCATTCGCCGAGGTATGCCCTGCCGGAGATGTCCGTCACCGGGAGAGCGGTACGGTTCCTGACCGTGTATGACCTCATCCCGGTCGTGGTCCCCCAGTTCTGCTCGCAGGCCGCGCGCGACGAGCTCCACACCATCCTGCGAAGCATCGGCTCGGGCGACTGGGTGTTCACCGGCTCGGAATCGGCCCGGGCGGACCTTTGCGAGTACCGCCCGGACCTGGACCCCGCGCGAGTGGTGGTGGCGTACAACGGGGCCGATCCGGCTACGTTCCGCCCGGTGGCCGATCGCGCCCGCATCGCGGAGGTGCTGCGGCGCCACGGGATCCCGGACGCACCGTACCTCCTGAGCGTGAACGCGGTGGAGCCGCGAAAGAACATCGAACGGGCGGTACGGGCGTTTTCGCGGATGACGTCGCAGGAGCGCCTGGCCGACCTTCGCATGGTCCTGGTGGGGAACATGGGGCAGGATCCCCACCGGTTCTTCGAGGCCGCGCGGGAGGCCGGGCTTTCGCCCGACCGGCTGGTGGTGACCGGCTACGTCCCGGACGAGGACCTGGCCGCGCTGTACAGCGGTGCGCTCGCGTTCGTGTACCCTTCGCTGTACGAGGGCTTCGGGCTGCCGCCCTTGGAAGCCATGCAGTGCGGGACGCCGGTGATCACCTCGAACACCTCCTCGCTTCCCGAGGTCGTGGGCGACGCGGGAATCATGGTGGAGCCCACGGACGAGGACGCGCTCAGCCAGGCCATGCTGGACGTATGCCGCGACGGGGAGCTGCGGCGCCGGATGCAGGCCCGCTCGCTGGCCCGCGCCGCCCGCTTCAGCTGGGAGACGTGCGCCCGGCAGACGATCGCCGGCTATCGTGCCGGGCTCGCCGGGCGATGAGCGCGTCGTGCACGGGATCTCCCGTCCGCCAGCGCCCGGGCGCGGAACGTCGGCCGCGAGCGGCACGCGCCGCTCCCGGCTGGCACCGGCCGCCACACCTCATTCTGAACATCGCCGCATTGTGACGAAGATTCACCCGTACGACGAGCCGGAGCTCACGGTGCCTCGGAGAGTGGTGCGCAGGGTCCGGTACGAGCTGGGCCAGGCCGGGCTCACCGAGGAGTGGGTGGCCGGGCGTTTCGGCTCGGCCTACCTGTGGCGCAGGCGGCTGGGCAGCCGGCTGCGTCCTTCGGCCCCTCCGCGGATGCCGCTGCGCTCGTCGCTGTGCCGCCAGGACCAGCTGGAGTCGCCCGCGTTCCGGGCGTGGGCCGCACGCATGGGGGAGCCATTCCGGCTGCACCGCAAGGTGTGGGAATTCTGCTATATCGCCCAGGCGCTCGACGAGCGCGGGATGCTGCAGCCGGGGCGGAGGGGACTGGGCTTCGCCGTGGGCCACGAGCCGCTCCCCGCGCTGTTCGCGTCGATGGGCTGCGAGGTGCTGGCCACCGACCTGGCGGCCGAGCAGGCGCAGGGCACGGGGTGGATCGAATCCGACCAGCACGCCAGCTCCCTGGCCGACCTGAACGTGAACGGGGTCTGCCCGCCGGAGGCGTTCGCCCGCCGGGTGTCGTTCCGCCCCGTGGACATGAACGCCATCCCGGCCGACCTGTCGGGGTTCGACTTCCTGTGGTCGTCGTGCTCGCTCGAGCACCTGGGATCGCTTCGGCACGGGGCCGAGTTCATCTACAACGCCATGCGGTGCCTGCGCCCCGGCGGGATGGCCGTGCACACGACGGAGTACAACGCGTCGTCCAATGGCCCGACCGTGCGGACCGGCGGGGCGGTCATCTTCCGCCGCCGGGACCTGCGCGCCATCGCGGCCGAGCTGCGGGCCGCCGGCCACGACGTCGCCGAGCTGGACTTCACCGAGGGAACCCTCCCCGCCGACCTCCACGTCGACCGGCCGCCGTACACGATGGATCCGCACCTTCGGCTCAGCCTCGAGGGCCACGTGGCTACGTCGTTCGGCCTGATCGTAAGAAAGGCCGAGGCGTCGTCCGGCCCCCGCATCGGATAAAGAGGCGCGAGGTGCCGAACGAACGAACCACGGCTGGTGCGGCGACCGCCCCGGCTGCGCCCGCCGCTCCCGCGCGTTCGCCACTGCGCGTGGCGTACGACCTTTCCAGCCTGGGGCTGGGACACGCCGACCGCCTGCACCGCACCGGCATCTTCCGGGTGGTGGAGCGGCAGGCCACGGACCTGCTGGGCGCGAGGGAGTGCGAGGTCACCTTCACGGCCCTGCGCTCGCCGACCCTCTTCGCATACACCGCCGACTTTTTGCGCGCGTCTCCCGCCCTTCGAGGCGGGACCCTCGCGGGAACGCAGCCCGGGCTGGGGGTCGTGAAGCGGCTGCTGGAGGCACACGCGTCACGGCAGGGCGGCCCGGGGGCGTCCGTGGCGACCAAGGCGTACCGGCGCGTGCTGCTGCACTCCCGCAAGGTGCTCGAGGCCACGGCCGGCGCTGCGTTTCCGGCGCGGGCCCCCGACGCGGACGTGTTCCACTCGCCGCGGTTCGCGCTTCCCGCCCCCGCACGAACCGGGCGGGCCGCGCGCTTCCTGACCTTCTACGACCTGATCCCCATCCTGCTCCCCGACAACTGCTCTCCAGGGGGCGTCAGGGAGCTGGAGCAGATCGTTCGCAGCCTGCGGCCCGACGACTGGGCGTTCGCCATCTCCGAGTCCGCCAGGGACGACCTGTGCGAATACCGGCCGGACCTGGACCCGGCCCGGGTGATCGTCACGCCGCTGGCGGCCGACCCGGTGCTCTTTCACCCCGTGCACGACCCGGAACGGCTGCGGGCGGTCCGCGAGCGGTACGGCATTCCCGAAGGTCCGTACCTGCTGAGCCTGAACACCCTGGACCCGCGCAAGAACATGGAGCGGGCCGTTCGGGCGTTCACCCGCGCGGCCCGGGAGGGGGCGCCGGACC
Encoded here:
- a CDS encoding glycosyltransferase family 1 protein, which translates into the protein AGRGAAFAGAKPVRVVFDASILGRGTAQVEFRTGIFRVVQHLVRALAATGACDLALAAPFSPEIAAYTRWYVRSDPVLRHVPMHSAGPGLWLLERLVHAHQSRRGGPGASAATKAYRRVLLHGRKAAAAVLPPRTLRPPDGDVFHSPRYALPEMSVTGRAVRFLTVYDLIPVVVPQFCSQAARDELHTILRSIGSGDWVFTGSESARADLCEYRPDLDPARVVVAYNGADPATFRPVADRARIAEVLRRHGIPDAPYLLSVNAVEPRKNIERAVRAFSRMTSQERLADLRMVLVGNMGQDPHRFFEAAREAGLSPDRLVVTGYVPDEDLAALYSGALAFVYPSLYEGFGLPPLEAMQCGTPVITSNTSSLPEVVGDAGIMVEPTDEDALSQAMLDVCRDGELRRRMQARSLARAARFSWETCARQTIAGYRAGLAGR
- a CDS encoding class I SAM-dependent methyltransferase, yielding MTKIHPYDEPELTVPRRVVRRVRYELGQAGLTEEWVAGRFGSAYLWRRRLGSRLRPSAPPRMPLRSSLCRQDQLESPAFRAWAARMGEPFRLHRKVWEFCYIAQALDERGMLQPGRRGLGFAVGHEPLPALFASMGCEVLATDLAAEQAQGTGWIESDQHASSLADLNVNGVCPPEAFARRVSFRPVDMNAIPADLSGFDFLWSSCSLEHLGSLRHGAEFIYNAMRCLRPGGMAVHTTEYNASSNGPTVRTGGAVIFRRRDLRAIAAELRAAGHDVAELDFTEGTLPADLHVDRPPYTMDPHLRLSLEGHVATSFGLIVRKAEASSGPRIG
- a CDS encoding glycosyltransferase family 1 protein, translated to MPNERTTAGAATAPAAPAAPARSPLRVAYDLSSLGLGHADRLHRTGIFRVVERQATDLLGARECEVTFTALRSPTLFAYTADFLRASPALRGGTLAGTQPGLGVVKRLLEAHASRQGGPGASVATKAYRRVLLHSRKVLEATAGAAFPARAPDADVFHSPRFALPAPARTGRAARFLTFYDLIPILLPDNCSPGGVRELEQIVRSLRPDDWAFAISESARDDLCEYRPDLDPARVIVTPLAADPVLFHPVHDPERLRAVRERYGIPEGPYLLSLNTLDPRKNMERAVRAFTRAAREGAPDLSFVLVGSKSPQLSRLGEVARRAGVAPERLVLAGYVADDDLAAVYSGALGFVFPSLYEGFGLPPLEAMQCGVPVITSNNSSLPEVVGGAGIMIDPTDEDALSQAMLDVYRDGRLRERLRELSLARAREFSWARFTEQTVAGYRAALA